Proteins from one Planctomyces sp. SH-PL62 genomic window:
- a CDS encoding efflux RND transporter periplasmic adaptor subunit, which yields MPAPKKIRSSLMMIAIAIAAGASVWAYAAGAWGLSPGRGGRRNLAEKYHFAPVSRTVLEGSLTTQGRLESSKRTVIECELENISIGIMGRSMSAGGASRLLSVVPDGSRVKAGDVLATLDSSGYEELLRQQRMTVERSRADRHQSELDLEVAKMAISEYQDGTVAETLKDHQRLIALAESELTRSRGRLDWATRMNVKGYVSTSVLKTETQTYSKAQIALERAQGARDLFERYSSPKMIRQLEGVMLSRQATLTYQDIRLQRNLDRLAKLEKQVELCTIRAPHDGYIIYANDPRRNVVIEAGIEVRQKQDLFYLPDLERMEVVALIHESIVDRVTRGMKARIALEGAPDVMMTGRVQSIAPLPIFDHRSDVRYFEGIVKIEEATRRDLMPGMTARVDLSTPPKSNVLAVPVEAVTNEEGEDYCYVFRGEGDGLEKRRIALGEATHDMLEVAEGLEEGEQVVLNPRLDEMADDVDDAPAPAAVPADAPTGPIAALR from the coding sequence ATGCCCGCTCCCAAGAAAATCCGATCGTCGCTGATGATGATCGCGATCGCGATCGCGGCCGGAGCCTCGGTCTGGGCCTACGCCGCGGGCGCCTGGGGTCTCTCGCCTGGTCGGGGGGGCCGTCGGAATCTCGCGGAGAAGTACCACTTCGCGCCGGTGAGCCGGACCGTGCTGGAGGGCTCGCTCACCACCCAGGGGCGACTGGAAAGCTCCAAGCGGACGGTGATCGAGTGCGAGCTGGAGAACATCTCGATCGGGATCATGGGCCGGTCGATGTCGGCCGGGGGGGCGTCGAGGCTCCTGAGCGTCGTCCCCGACGGCTCGCGGGTGAAGGCCGGCGACGTCCTGGCCACGCTCGATTCGTCGGGGTACGAGGAGCTGCTGCGACAGCAGCGGATGACCGTCGAGCGGTCGCGAGCCGACCGCCACCAGTCGGAACTGGACCTGGAGGTGGCCAAGATGGCCATCTCCGAGTACCAGGACGGCACCGTGGCCGAGACGCTCAAGGACCATCAGCGGCTGATCGCCCTGGCCGAATCCGAGCTGACGCGGAGCCGCGGCCGGCTGGACTGGGCGACCCGGATGAACGTCAAGGGTTACGTCTCCACCAGCGTCCTGAAGACCGAGACGCAGACCTACAGCAAGGCCCAGATCGCCCTGGAACGCGCCCAGGGGGCCCGGGACCTGTTCGAGCGCTACTCCTCCCCCAAGATGATCCGCCAGCTCGAGGGGGTCATGCTCTCACGCCAGGCGACGCTCACGTACCAGGACATCCGACTCCAGCGGAACCTCGACCGCCTGGCGAAGCTGGAAAAGCAGGTCGAGCTCTGCACCATCCGCGCCCCCCACGACGGCTACATCATCTACGCCAACGACCCTCGCCGCAACGTCGTGATCGAGGCCGGGATCGAGGTCCGCCAGAAGCAGGACCTCTTCTACCTCCCCGACCTCGAGCGGATGGAGGTCGTGGCGCTGATCCACGAGTCGATCGTCGACCGCGTGACCCGGGGGATGAAGGCCCGGATCGCCCTGGAAGGCGCGCCCGACGTGATGATGACCGGACGGGTTCAATCGATCGCGCCGCTGCCGATCTTCGACCATCGCTCGGACGTCCGCTATTTCGAGGGGATCGTGAAGATCGAGGAGGCGACCCGCCGCGACCTGATGCCCGGCATGACGGCCCGGGTCGACCTGAGCACGCCCCCCAAGAGCAACGTCCTGGCCGTGCCGGTCGAGGCGGTGACGAACGAGGAAGGGGAGGACTACTGCTACGTCTTCCGGGGAGAGGGGGACGGCCTGGAGAAGCGTCGGATCGCGCTGGGCGAGGCCACCCACGACATGCTGGAGGTCGCCGAGGGGCTGGAGGAAGGGGAGCAGGTGGTCCTCAATCCCCGGCTCGACGAGATGGCCGACGACGTCGACGACGCGCCCGCCCCGGCCGCGGTTCCGGCCGACGCGCCCACCGGCCCGATCGCCGCGTTGCGCTGA
- a CDS encoding 6-pyruvoyl trahydropterin synthase family protein, with product MYRVTRQIEFCYGHRLLDYDGKCRHLHGHNGLAVVTLEGPDLDGRGMLVDFSDIKRKLQRWIDDELDHNMILRRDDPLLATLQERGERVFVMDVNPTAENIARLIYEQGKTAGLPVVEVVLWETPNCFATYTGGR from the coding sequence ATGTACCGAGTCACGCGCCAGATCGAGTTCTGCTACGGCCACCGGCTCCTGGACTATGACGGCAAGTGCCGCCACCTGCACGGGCATAACGGCCTGGCCGTGGTGACCCTGGAAGGGCCCGACCTCGACGGCCGGGGCATGCTCGTGGACTTCAGCGACATCAAGCGGAAGCTCCAGCGCTGGATCGACGACGAGCTGGACCACAACATGATCCTGCGCCGCGACGACCCGCTGCTCGCCACGCTCCAGGAGCGCGGCGAACGCGTGTTCGTGATGGACGTGAACCCGACTGCGGAGAATATCGCCCGGCTGATCTACGAGCAGGGGAAGACGGCCGGGCTGCCGGTCGTCGAGGTCGTCCTCTGGGAGACGCCGAATTGCTTCGCGACGTACACCGGCGGGCGCTGA
- a CDS encoding 7-cyano-7-deazaguanine synthase: MREDDTRTAAVLISGGIESAVLCATMLDEHPRVQPIYIRCGLRWEEVELASARAFLAAVARPGLARLVVLDEPIRDVYGPHWSTDGPEVPGAETPDEAVYLPGRNLLLTVKSALWCRLRGVATLTLGSLGSNPFPDSTDEFFRDLESVVGRALSGSPRLIRPFARLHKADVIRRGAGLPLHLTFSCIRPVAGLHCGLCNKCAERRDGFRDAEVPDRTRYAEPDRA, translated from the coding sequence ATGCGAGAGGACGACACGCGGACGGCCGCCGTCCTGATCAGCGGCGGCATCGAAAGCGCGGTGCTCTGCGCGACGATGCTCGACGAGCATCCCCGGGTGCAGCCGATCTACATCCGCTGCGGCCTGCGCTGGGAGGAAGTCGAACTGGCCTCCGCCCGAGCGTTCCTGGCGGCGGTCGCGCGGCCCGGCCTGGCCCGCCTGGTGGTCCTCGACGAGCCGATCCGGGACGTTTACGGCCCGCACTGGAGCACCGACGGTCCCGAGGTCCCCGGCGCCGAGACCCCCGATGAGGCGGTGTATCTGCCGGGGCGGAACCTGCTCCTGACGGTCAAGTCGGCCCTCTGGTGCCGGCTCCGCGGCGTGGCGACCTTGACCCTGGGTTCCCTGGGGTCGAACCCGTTCCCGGACAGCACCGACGAATTCTTCCGGGATCTGGAATCGGTCGTCGGCCGGGCCCTTTCCGGCTCGCCGAGGCTCATCCGGCCGTTCGCCCGGCTCCACAAGGCCGACGTGATCCGACGCGGGGCGGGCCTGCCGCTCCACCTGACCTTCTCTTGCATCCGGCCGGTCGCCGGCCTGCACTGCGGCCTCTGCAACAAGTGCGCGGAACGCCGCGACGGGTTCCGCGACGCCGAGGTCCCCGACCGGACCCGCTACGCCGAACCTGATCGAGCGTGA
- a CDS encoding methyltransferase domain-containing protein: MRLLPDLRERRRSPELMDQPGLDPAEHRRALDALRRVNWFSVGTRAVWPRIRSYHREHRRDDPSRPIRLLDVATGGGDFPVRLARLARREGLNLEISGCDMSEFAVEHATQYARRSGVEVNFFARDVLTQPLPEGFDILTSSLFLHHLDEPEAIGLLAAMRTAGDLVLIDDLERSRAGWVLAYAGIRLLSRSSVAHVDGPLSVEGAYTRDEARELASKAGWTRTQVIPRWPCRFLLVGEDR, encoded by the coding sequence ATGAGACTCCTGCCAGACCTCCGGGAACGTCGCCGCAGCCCCGAACTGATGGACCAACCGGGCCTCGATCCGGCCGAACACCGCCGCGCGCTGGACGCCCTCCGCCGCGTGAACTGGTTCAGCGTCGGGACTCGGGCCGTCTGGCCCCGCATCCGGTCGTATCACCGGGAGCATCGGCGCGACGACCCCTCGCGGCCGATCCGACTGCTGGACGTCGCGACCGGCGGCGGCGACTTTCCCGTCCGGCTCGCGCGGCTGGCCCGCCGCGAAGGGCTGAACCTGGAAATCTCCGGCTGCGACATGAGCGAGTTCGCCGTCGAGCACGCCACGCAGTACGCCCGACGCTCGGGAGTCGAAGTGAACTTCTTCGCCCGCGACGTCCTGACCCAGCCCCTCCCCGAAGGCTTCGACATCCTGACCAGCTCGCTTTTCCTCCACCACCTCGACGAGCCCGAGGCGATCGGCCTGCTCGCCGCGATGCGAACCGCGGGGGACCTGGTCCTGATCGACGACCTCGAACGCAGCCGCGCCGGCTGGGTCCTGGCCTACGCGGGCATCCGGCTCCTCTCGCGGTCGTCGGTGGCCCACGTCGACGGCCCGCTGTCCGTGGAAGGCGCCTACACCCGCGACGAGGCGCGCGAGCTGGCCTCGAAAGCCGGTTGGACCCGTACCCAGGTGATCCCTCGCTGGCCCTGCCGCTTCCTGCTGGTGGGGGAAGACCGATGA
- a CDS encoding NAD(P)/FAD-dependent oxidoreductase, with product MTSAATAEPEGGIDGAGRSESQGEPYDVVVVGAGPAGSMTAGELARRGVRVLLVDRAEFPRPKVCGCCLNPRALATLERTGLGGLASRLGAVDLTAMELATAGRRASIERPLGVALSRDALDAALIEAAASVGVEFLPGTTASLRPGLPDTPRVVRLQRGDRAWDVRGRFVVSATGLTDGLLPVENRATPATGAKLGAGAIAPVAPSGYEPGRIYMACGDGGYVGLVVLEDGRLDLAAALDPDAVRDAGGIGRLAASILATASLPPVPGVAGLSWKGTPLLTRRPARLVERGVFRVGDSAGYVEPFTGEGMAWAVAGGEALAAILADAVAGLETRPDRRWDLAYRRRIARRQLTCRAVSRVLRSPWMTRGLVRALGLGPSLARPFLAIMHKAT from the coding sequence ATGACCTCGGCCGCGACCGCCGAGCCCGAGGGTGGAATCGACGGTGCAGGTCGGAGCGAGAGCCAGGGCGAGCCCTACGACGTCGTCGTCGTCGGCGCGGGACCGGCAGGCTCGATGACCGCCGGCGAGCTGGCGCGTCGGGGAGTCCGGGTCCTTCTCGTGGACCGGGCCGAATTCCCCCGGCCGAAGGTCTGCGGCTGCTGCCTCAACCCCCGCGCCCTGGCGACGCTGGAACGCACCGGCCTGGGAGGGCTCGCGTCCCGGCTGGGGGCCGTGGACCTGACCGCGATGGAGCTGGCGACGGCGGGGCGACGGGCCTCGATCGAGCGGCCCCTCGGGGTCGCTCTCTCCCGAGACGCCCTCGACGCCGCCCTGATCGAAGCCGCGGCGTCGGTGGGGGTCGAATTTCTGCCGGGGACGACGGCCTCGCTCCGTCCCGGACTCCCCGACACGCCTCGCGTCGTTCGCTTGCAGCGGGGCGATCGGGCGTGGGACGTGAGGGGCCGCTTCGTCGTCTCGGCGACGGGCCTGACCGACGGCCTCCTGCCCGTCGAGAACCGGGCGACCCCCGCGACGGGGGCGAAGCTGGGCGCCGGGGCGATCGCGCCCGTCGCGCCGTCGGGCTATGAGCCCGGACGTATCTACATGGCGTGCGGGGACGGCGGCTACGTCGGCCTGGTCGTGCTGGAGGACGGCCGCCTCGACCTCGCCGCCGCGCTCGATCCCGACGCCGTGCGCGACGCCGGCGGGATCGGCCGGCTCGCCGCATCGATCCTCGCGACGGCGTCCCTGCCCCCGGTCCCGGGCGTAGCCGGACTCTCCTGGAAGGGGACCCCGCTCCTGACGAGAAGGCCGGCCCGGCTGGTCGAGCGGGGCGTGTTCCGGGTGGGAGACTCCGCCGGCTACGTCGAGCCGTTCACGGGCGAGGGCATGGCCTGGGCCGTCGCCGGCGGGGAGGCCCTCGCCGCGATCCTCGCGGACGCGGTCGCGGGCCTGGAGACCCGGCCCGATCGGCGATGGGACCTCGCCTACCGACGTCGGATCGCGCGTCGGCAGCTCACCTGCCGCGCCGTCTCTCGGGTCCTGCGCTCGCCCTGGATGACGCGGGGACTGGTCCGCGCCCTGGGCCTTGGGCCGTCGTTGGCACGGCCTTTTCTAGCGATCATGCACAAAGCCACCTGA
- a CDS encoding type III polyketide synthase, which translates to MLGIGTAAPPHSITRAQSVDAARAICAEDDGHAGLLAGLYRQSGVETRRVVFQQDEFRRIVYGEGDYDTPFVSKGIGDRGPSTAERMERFEAEALPLAAESSGMALERSGVDPKSITHLVTVSCTGLAAPGVDLGLMKQLGLSTDVERTHVGFMGCHGSLNGLRVARGLISAEPDAHVLLCSVELCSLHLAYGWDPKRMVGNALFADGSAAVVLGPPRGAAGVPTERDVWRLAGNGARLFPDSEEAMSWFVRDHGFEMVLSPRVPGLIQRHVGPWLEAWLGRRGLAVADVASWAVHPGGPRVLGCVQETLGLGPDAVSVSRSILASHGNMSSATVLFILDELIRRDAPRPCVALGFGPGLAAEGALFV; encoded by the coding sequence GTGCTCGGAATCGGAACGGCGGCGCCCCCGCACAGCATCACCCGCGCGCAGTCGGTCGACGCCGCCCGCGCGATCTGCGCCGAGGACGACGGCCACGCCGGGCTGCTCGCGGGCCTGTACCGGCAGTCGGGGGTCGAGACCCGCCGGGTCGTCTTCCAGCAGGACGAGTTCCGGCGGATCGTCTACGGCGAGGGGGACTACGACACCCCGTTCGTCTCCAAGGGGATCGGCGATCGAGGGCCCTCGACGGCCGAGCGGATGGAGCGGTTCGAGGCCGAGGCCCTGCCGCTGGCCGCGGAGTCGAGCGGGATGGCCCTGGAACGGTCGGGGGTGGACCCGAAGTCGATCACCCACCTGGTCACCGTCTCCTGCACCGGGCTCGCCGCGCCGGGGGTCGACCTGGGGCTCATGAAGCAACTGGGTCTCTCCACGGACGTGGAGCGGACTCACGTCGGCTTCATGGGCTGCCACGGCTCGCTCAACGGCCTTCGGGTGGCGAGAGGCCTGATTTCCGCAGAGCCCGACGCCCACGTCCTGCTCTGCTCGGTCGAGCTGTGCAGCCTCCATCTCGCCTACGGCTGGGACCCCAAGCGGATGGTGGGGAACGCGCTGTTCGCGGACGGCTCCGCGGCCGTGGTGCTGGGGCCCCCTCGGGGGGCGGCGGGCGTCCCGACCGAACGGGACGTCTGGCGGCTGGCCGGCAACGGCGCCCGGCTGTTCCCCGACTCCGAGGAAGCGATGTCCTGGTTCGTCCGCGACCACGGCTTCGAGATGGTCCTCTCGCCGCGCGTGCCGGGGCTGATCCAGCGGCACGTCGGGCCCTGGCTGGAGGCGTGGCTGGGGCGTCGCGGCCTGGCCGTGGCCGACGTGGCGTCGTGGGCCGTGCATCCCGGCGGTCCCCGGGTCCTGGGCTGCGTGCAGGAGACGCTCGGCCTGGGCCCCGACGCCGTCTCGGTCTCGCGGTCGATCCTCGCGAGCCACGGCAACATGTCGTCGGCGACCGTCCTGTTCATCCTCGACGAGTTGATCCGCCGCGACGCCCCCCGCCCCTGCGTCGCCCTGGGATTCGGCCCCGGCCTGGCGGCCGAAGGGGCGCTGTTCGTCTGA
- a CDS encoding potassium channel family protein: MKSMTAVVTQLSNRKGRRNIQVLLRLTGVFVLLVLAFSILFHYIMALEGRYYSWITGLYWTMVVMSTLGFGDITFMGDLGRFFSVIVLLSGTIFMLILLPFTFIQFFFLPWMDAQAAARAPRSLPPTARGHVVLTGLGPIETSLIRKLKQSNVPYVVVVPELPDALQLHDQGYRVMLGQLDDPETYRQVRVDQAALVATTLSDTANTNVAFTVREISETVPIVATASRTPSVDILELAGCNRVIQLAEMLGGLLARRVLGRDAKSHVVGEFDDLLIAEAVAAGTPMVGRTLREIRLREHANASVIGVWNRGRFENAGPETKIQATTVLLLAGSRAQLDDYDSLFCIYRQTEKPVVVIGGGRVGRSVARALKEQGIDSRIVERNPQEVRDSATYVVGDAAEYAVLQRAGLEESSSVVVTTSDDDMNVYLTIYCRRLRPDIQILGRATQERNISTLHRAGADFVLSYASTGANVIFNLLQRMDTLMLAEGLNVFRLPLPPAMAGRSLVELAIRQETGCNVIAVSRDGALEINPDATRPLPADGDIYVVGDAESEARFLQGYPAL, translated from the coding sequence ATGAAATCGATGACCGCCGTGGTGACGCAGCTCTCGAACCGGAAGGGGCGGCGGAACATCCAGGTCCTGCTCCGGCTGACCGGGGTCTTCGTCCTCCTGGTCCTGGCCTTCAGCATCCTCTTCCATTACATCATGGCGCTGGAGGGCCGGTATTACAGCTGGATCACCGGCCTGTACTGGACGATGGTGGTGATGTCGACGCTGGGCTTCGGCGACATCACGTTCATGGGGGACCTGGGGCGGTTCTTCTCGGTGATCGTGCTCCTCTCGGGCACCATCTTCATGCTGATCCTGCTGCCGTTCACGTTCATCCAGTTCTTCTTCCTCCCCTGGATGGACGCCCAGGCGGCGGCGCGGGCGCCGCGCTCGCTGCCGCCCACGGCCCGGGGCCACGTGGTGCTGACGGGCCTGGGGCCGATCGAGACGTCGCTGATCCGCAAGCTGAAGCAGTCGAACGTGCCGTACGTGGTGGTCGTCCCGGAGCTTCCCGACGCGCTGCAGCTCCACGACCAGGGTTACCGCGTGATGCTCGGCCAGCTCGACGACCCGGAGACGTATCGTCAGGTGCGAGTGGACCAGGCCGCGCTGGTGGCGACCACGCTCAGCGACACGGCCAACACGAACGTCGCGTTCACGGTGCGGGAGATCTCCGAGACGGTCCCGATCGTGGCCACCGCGTCGCGGACGCCCTCGGTCGACATCCTGGAGCTGGCCGGCTGCAACCGGGTGATCCAGCTCGCGGAGATGCTCGGGGGGCTGCTGGCCCGCCGGGTCCTGGGCCGCGACGCCAAGAGCCACGTCGTCGGCGAGTTCGACGACCTCCTGATCGCCGAGGCCGTGGCCGCCGGGACCCCGATGGTCGGCCGCACCCTCCGCGAGATCCGGCTCCGCGAGCACGCCAACGCCAGCGTCATCGGCGTCTGGAACCGGGGACGATTCGAGAACGCCGGCCCGGAGACGAAGATCCAGGCCACCACGGTCCTGCTCCTGGCCGGCTCCCGCGCCCAGCTCGACGACTACGACTCGCTCTTCTGCATCTACCGGCAGACCGAGAAGCCGGTGGTCGTCATCGGCGGCGGTCGGGTCGGTCGGTCGGTGGCCCGGGCGCTCAAGGAGCAAGGGATCGATTCCCGGATCGTCGAGCGGAACCCGCAAGAGGTGCGGGACTCGGCGACCTACGTCGTGGGCGACGCGGCCGAGTACGCCGTGCTCCAGCGGGCCGGCCTGGAGGAATCGTCGTCGGTCGTCGTGACCACCAGCGACGACGACATGAACGTCTACCTGACCATCTACTGCCGCCGGCTGCGGCCCGACATCCAGATCCTCGGCCGCGCCACCCAGGAACGGAACATCTCGACGCTCCACCGCGCGGGGGCCGACTTCGTCCTGTCGTACGCGTCGACGGGGGCCAACGTCATCTTCAACCTGCTCCAGCGGATGGACACGCTGATGCTGGCCGAGGGCCTCAACGTCTTCCGGCTCCCCCTGCCTCCCGCGATGGCCGGCCGCTCCCTGGTCGAGCTGGCCATCCGCCAGGAGACCGGCTGCAACGTCATCGCGGTCTCGCGGGACGGCGCGCTGGAGATCAACCCCGACGCGACGCGGCCCCTGCCCGCCGACGGCGACATCTACGTCGTCGGCGACGCCGAATCCGAGGCCCGGTTCCTGCAAGGATACCCCGCCCTCTGA
- a CDS encoding CCA tRNA nucleotidyltransferase — translation MAEARARREFAEEVVVRLRQAGYQALWAGGCVRDILLGLSPADYDVATDATPDQVMLSLPYRSLTMGASFGVVRVRHPRQKGNEVEIATFRSDLAYVDGRRPVGVVYSSPREDAERRDFTINGMFMDPIGGEVVDYVGGRADLDARVLRAIGDPASRFEEDKLRLLRAVRFACRFDLRVEPRTDEAIRAMASEVTVVSPERIAQELRRMLAPRSRARAMDALMRLGLIAAVLPPLVETVGLFQGKPMQPEGDLWDHLLLTLELLPGSPSFPLAFAALLHDVGKPATRRAHCGRVGYHNHEAVGARTADHLCRRLKLSNVERERIVWLVANHQYLGEAEKLREAKLKRMLAQPGIDELLALHRADAMATRGHAGHVDYCESYLEHQPTGPINPPPLLTGHDLVRHGLKPGASFAAILDRVREAQLERRIHSKREALDLVDRDLTGGDEPRPAETSPATAD, via the coding sequence ATGGCTGAAGCCAGGGCCCGAAGGGAATTCGCCGAGGAGGTCGTCGTCCGGCTTCGCCAGGCCGGCTACCAGGCGCTCTGGGCGGGGGGCTGCGTGCGCGACATCCTGCTGGGCCTCAGCCCGGCGGACTACGACGTCGCCACCGACGCCACCCCCGACCAGGTGATGCTGAGCCTCCCCTACCGCTCGCTGACGATGGGGGCGTCGTTCGGCGTGGTCCGGGTGCGGCACCCCCGGCAGAAGGGGAACGAGGTCGAGATCGCCACGTTCCGCAGCGACCTGGCGTACGTCGACGGCCGGAGGCCCGTGGGGGTCGTCTACAGCTCTCCCCGCGAGGACGCCGAGCGCCGGGACTTCACGATCAACGGCATGTTCATGGACCCGATCGGCGGCGAGGTGGTCGACTACGTCGGCGGCCGGGCCGACCTCGACGCGAGGGTCCTGCGCGCCATCGGCGACCCCGCCTCGCGGTTCGAGGAGGACAAGCTCCGGCTCCTCCGCGCCGTGCGGTTCGCCTGCCGGTTCGACCTCCGGGTCGAGCCCCGGACGGACGAGGCGATCCGGGCGATGGCGAGCGAGGTGACGGTGGTCTCGCCCGAGCGGATCGCCCAGGAGTTGCGGCGGATGCTCGCGCCCAGGAGCCGGGCGCGGGCCATGGACGCCCTGATGCGGCTCGGCCTGATCGCGGCCGTGCTCCCCCCCCTGGTCGAGACCGTTGGGCTTTTCCAGGGCAAGCCGATGCAGCCCGAAGGGGATCTGTGGGACCACCTGCTGCTGACCTTGGAGCTGCTCCCGGGCTCGCCCAGCTTCCCGCTGGCGTTCGCGGCCCTGTTGCACGACGTGGGCAAGCCGGCCACCCGTCGCGCCCATTGCGGCCGGGTCGGCTACCACAACCACGAAGCCGTCGGAGCCCGGACGGCCGACCACCTCTGCCGGCGGCTGAAGCTCTCCAACGTCGAGCGCGAGCGGATCGTCTGGCTGGTGGCCAACCACCAGTATCTCGGCGAGGCCGAGAAGCTCCGCGAGGCCAAGCTCAAGCGGATGCTCGCCCAGCCGGGGATCGACGAGCTGCTGGCCCTGCACCGGGCCGACGCGATGGCGACCCGCGGCCACGCCGGCCACGTCGACTACTGCGAGTCCTACCTGGAACACCAGCCGACCGGCCCGATCAACCCGCCGCCGCTGCTGACCGGCCACGACCTCGTCCGCCACGGCCTGAAGCCGGGCGCGAGCTTCGCCGCGATCCTCGACCGGGTCCGCGAGGCCCAGCTCGAGCGCCGGATCCACAGCAAGCGGGAGGCCCTGGACCTCGTCGACCGCGATCTGACCGGAGGAGACGAGCCCCGGCCCGCCGAGACGAGCCCCGCGACGGCCGACTGA
- the rsmD gene encoding 16S rRNA (guanine(966)-N(2))-methyltransferase RsmD yields MRIIAGQRRGHKIEGPRATAAMRPTSDLVRESLFNIVGAMMPGRTAVDLFAGTGAIGLEALSRGAESAIFVEKDREAVALIHANVAKLRYQDRAQIRLADAYRWVRTHAAELVGPTAVFLDPPYREYEIGVKRIRAVLDQLVEQLPAGSLIVLEAGRILDDQILPDFDAWDVRRYGDTQVAVWLRDEPDANEAAGDEPRSEPEAEGGEEPGEEVGDG; encoded by the coding sequence ATGCGGATCATCGCGGGACAGAGGCGCGGCCACAAGATCGAAGGGCCCCGCGCCACGGCGGCCATGAGGCCGACCAGCGACCTCGTGCGCGAGTCGCTGTTCAACATCGTCGGCGCGATGATGCCGGGACGGACGGCGGTCGACCTGTTCGCGGGGACCGGCGCGATCGGCCTGGAGGCGCTCAGCCGGGGGGCCGAATCGGCGATCTTCGTCGAGAAGGACCGCGAGGCCGTCGCCCTGATCCACGCCAACGTCGCCAAGCTCCGCTACCAGGACCGCGCGCAGATCCGCCTGGCCGACGCCTATCGCTGGGTCCGCACCCACGCGGCGGAACTCGTCGGGCCGACGGCCGTCTTCCTCGACCCCCCCTATCGCGAATACGAGATCGGCGTCAAGCGGATCCGGGCCGTGCTCGACCAGCTCGTCGAGCAGCTGCCCGCCGGGTCTCTGATCGTGCTCGAAGCCGGCCGCATCCTCGACGACCAGATCCTCCCGGACTTCGACGCCTGGGACGTACGCCGCTACGGCGACACCCAGGTCGCCGTCTGGCTGCGCGACGAGCCGGACGCGAACGAGGCGGCGGGCGACGAGCCCCGCTCCGAGCCCGAGGCCGAAGGCGGGGAGGAGCCGGGCGAGGAGGTGGGCGATGGCTGA